The following proteins are co-located in the Micromonospora coriariae genome:
- a CDS encoding FtsX-like permease family protein yields MLAIIWGALAARRAQALAVLLLAVLASAAAAAAPGYVAAAGRALASDGFSTADPNELRLRLTDPTEYPGMPGDPTGSVFGTKVERLAPAGFVVVLGAQSGGVAAGPSGRVTTSLIYRAGVCERVAVVGACPRPTSKGQLPEVLVSTNTAAHLGVATGGEFTFGAVPVRVAGVYRPLDATDPFWLGGEYLRPPAPGSAPTSAVGSAPDAIFTSESSPLADDDAILYRAIADLYVTEQAVSTRSAQDLRDAAAAVTRDGSREGFGAGTSLPSLLDRLTLQRGQLAAGVTLGAGLVVLLCWLVLFVAVSSAADERRPEQGLLLLRGVQRRRLWALAIGEHAVPVLVAIPLGCLGGLAAARLLAAHTLPARADVTVDATVLGYAAVGAAGALTAVLLAQARTLSAPVVDLLRRVPARMRGWRATVGDIVAVSIAVAALMQLHSGGSPSGLALLAPVAGALAAGLLLARVAMIAGAAVGAGLLARGRTTAGLALVQVTRQPRFRPLIALLTVVVAMLAFTAATSEVASAAYTDRATVEVGAPRVIGVDALSHRHLLESVRAVDPEGRYAMAAVVKEAAAEAGTPVLAVDSDRLATVTAPHSSYGMALADVAREIRPEPPGPPILLRGRELTVVLSASYDEEAFGGNRVRLFVSVASRTGTRRITAHKDIKPDLREYRVQMPECAQECRLVNMEIVAPVTPDALKIRFEGVRTDDEAALSGAELADLRRWRLSDADDTSLSATSDREAALVFDMAEGRRSGPTAISVVDSPFPLPGWLTRSKEIPVGWTHPYDGIDGTPTEASVGGLADRLPRLGASGMIVDLEYADRLAVAGQTGVKEVWLAPTAPADILDRLRAQGLVIQYDRTIAAARQGFDRQGAALALRFNLFAALAGVLIGAAGLIAAAAAEQRNRVTMLVALRRQGLPARAVRGGYGWPVAVATVSAGLATLVIWLLTRSGQRLFSDGRSPVPLPDWPDVGRLLLFVLPTVVLFALTAAVLGRFVAASVRRRTGR; encoded by the coding sequence ATGTTGGCCATCATCTGGGGCGCGCTCGCGGCCCGTCGGGCCCAGGCTTTGGCGGTGCTCCTGCTCGCGGTGCTCGCCAGTGCCGCCGCCGCGGCCGCACCCGGCTACGTGGCCGCCGCCGGACGGGCCCTCGCCAGCGACGGGTTCTCCACCGCCGACCCGAACGAGCTGCGGCTGCGGCTCACCGACCCCACGGAGTACCCGGGGATGCCGGGCGACCCGACCGGAAGCGTGTTCGGCACCAAGGTCGAGCGACTCGCGCCGGCCGGGTTCGTTGTCGTCCTCGGCGCGCAGAGCGGCGGCGTCGCCGCTGGGCCGTCTGGGCGCGTGACCACCAGTCTGATCTACCGAGCAGGGGTGTGCGAGCGGGTCGCGGTTGTCGGCGCGTGCCCCCGGCCCACCTCGAAGGGGCAGCTGCCCGAGGTGCTGGTCAGCACGAATACCGCAGCGCATCTGGGTGTCGCCACGGGTGGCGAGTTCACGTTCGGCGCGGTGCCGGTGCGGGTGGCCGGCGTCTACCGGCCGCTGGACGCGACCGACCCGTTCTGGCTCGGCGGCGAATATCTCCGGCCGCCCGCACCGGGTTCGGCGCCCACGTCGGCCGTGGGCAGCGCACCTGACGCCATCTTCACCTCCGAGTCCTCGCCCTTGGCCGACGACGACGCCATCCTGTACCGGGCGATCGCTGACCTGTACGTGACCGAGCAGGCGGTGTCCACCCGGTCGGCGCAGGACCTACGGGACGCCGCCGCGGCGGTGACGCGCGACGGGAGCCGCGAGGGCTTCGGCGCCGGCACCTCGCTGCCGAGCCTGCTCGATCGCCTCACCCTCCAACGTGGGCAGCTGGCAGCTGGCGTGACACTGGGTGCCGGCCTGGTCGTCCTGCTCTGCTGGCTGGTGCTCTTCGTGGCGGTCAGCTCGGCGGCCGACGAGCGCCGACCGGAACAGGGCCTGCTCCTCCTGCGGGGCGTGCAGCGCCGACGGCTGTGGGCACTGGCGATCGGCGAGCACGCCGTACCCGTGCTGGTCGCGATCCCCCTGGGCTGCCTGGGCGGCCTCGCCGCCGCCCGACTGCTCGCCGCGCACACCCTGCCCGCCCGTGCCGACGTCACGGTGGACGCGACCGTGCTCGGCTACGCCGCCGTCGGCGCCGCCGGGGCGCTCACCGCGGTGCTGCTGGCCCAGGCGCGGACCCTGTCGGCACCGGTCGTCGACCTGCTGCGCCGGGTGCCGGCACGGATGCGGGGATGGCGGGCAACCGTCGGCGACATCGTCGCGGTGTCCATCGCGGTGGCCGCCCTGATGCAGTTGCACTCCGGCGGGTCGCCCTCGGGGTTGGCCCTGTTGGCGCCGGTGGCCGGCGCGCTCGCCGCGGGCCTCCTGCTGGCGCGGGTCGCCATGATCGCCGGGGCCGCGGTCGGGGCGGGGCTGCTGGCACGCGGCCGGACAACCGCTGGCCTCGCCCTCGTTCAGGTGACCCGCCAACCACGGTTCCGGCCACTGATCGCGCTGCTCACAGTGGTCGTCGCGATGCTCGCCTTCACCGCCGCGACGAGCGAGGTCGCGTCGGCCGCCTACACGGATCGGGCGACCGTCGAGGTCGGGGCGCCCCGCGTGATCGGCGTCGACGCGCTCTCGCACCGGCACCTGCTGGAGTCCGTCCGGGCCGTCGACCCCGAGGGGCGCTACGCGATGGCCGCGGTGGTGAAGGAGGCGGCGGCCGAGGCGGGCACGCCGGTGCTCGCGGTGGACTCGGACCGGCTGGCGACGGTGACCGCGCCACACTCGTCGTACGGCATGGCCCTGGCGGACGTCGCGCGAGAGATCCGCCCCGAGCCGCCCGGGCCACCGATCCTGCTGCGGGGACGTGAACTCACGGTGGTCCTCTCCGCCAGCTACGACGAGGAGGCCTTCGGCGGGAACCGCGTCCGCCTCTTCGTCTCGGTCGCCAGCAGGACCGGCACCCGCCGGATCACCGCCCACAAGGACATCAAGCCCGACCTTCGCGAATACCGCGTGCAAATGCCCGAGTGCGCACAGGAATGCCGGTTGGTCAACATGGAGATCGTCGCCCCGGTCACCCCCGACGCGCTGAAGATCCGCTTCGAGGGGGTACGCACCGACGACGAGGCGGCGCTGAGCGGCGCCGAGTTGGCAGACCTGCGGCGATGGCGGTTGTCCGACGCGGACGACACCTCCCTCTCCGCCACGAGCGACCGAGAGGCCGCGCTGGTCTTCGACATGGCAGAGGGGCGACGGTCCGGTCCGACCGCCATCTCCGTGGTCGACTCCCCGTTCCCGTTGCCCGGGTGGCTGACCCGGTCCAAGGAGATACCTGTCGGCTGGACCCACCCCTACGACGGGATCGACGGAACGCCGACGGAGGCATCGGTCGGGGGCTTGGCCGACCGGCTGCCGCGGCTCGGCGCATCCGGCATGATCGTCGACCTGGAGTACGCCGACCGGCTCGCCGTCGCCGGCCAGACCGGTGTCAAGGAGGTCTGGTTGGCGCCGACGGCGCCCGCCGACATACTCGACCGGCTGCGGGCACAGGGTCTGGTCATCCAGTACGACCGGACTATCGCCGCAGCGCGACAGGGTTTCGACCGACAGGGGGCGGCGCTGGCGTTGCGATTCAACCTGTTCGCGGCGCTGGCCGGGGTTCTCATCGGGGCGGCCGGCCTCATCGCGGCCGCAGCGGCCGAACAGCGCAACCGGGTCACGATGCTGGTGGCCCTCCGCCGGCAGGGGCTGCCCGCACGCGCCGTCCGCGGCGGCTACGGATGGCCGGTGGCGGTCGCCACCGTGTCCGCCGGTCTCGCCACCCTGGTGATCTGGCTTCTCACCCGCAGTGGGCAGCGCCTGTTCAGTGACGGCCGGTCGCCGGTCCCGTTGCCCGACTGGCCGGACGTTGGCCGACTGCTGCTGTTCGTGCTGCCCACGGTCGTTCTCTTCGCCCTCACCGCGGCGGTGCTCGGCCGGTTCGTCGCCGCCTCGGTTCGTCGCCGGACCGGCCGATGA
- a CDS encoding ABC transporter ATP-binding protein produces MTDASRTEGVPVTCHRLIHIYTTGTGDVVALSGVDLSISAGEMLALVGPSGSGKSTLVSILGGLMRPSAGRVYVGDHDLSRLSPSDLAALRGPTVGTVLQGAERNLLPYVSLSRNIWLAQRPAARIAGRRLDPPEAILELVGLAGAGARRSGDLTPGQRQRAALAQGLAAGPGLLLVDEPTSQLDGTGRDEVLAALATINSERGTTVVVVTHDGDVGAQLGRAVTIRDGRVGAEGRNGRDFAVVAGDGTIQLPPETLASFPAGTLFEVDHTDESITLRATAHPSTPRNGEVVRGERGPAG; encoded by the coding sequence ATGACCGACGCATCGCGCACGGAGGGCGTACCGGTCACCTGCCACCGGCTGATCCACATCTACACGACCGGAACCGGCGACGTGGTCGCGCTCTCCGGCGTGGACCTGTCCATCTCCGCCGGCGAGATGCTGGCTCTGGTCGGGCCGTCCGGCTCGGGCAAGTCCACCCTGGTTTCCATACTTGGCGGGCTCATGCGGCCCAGCGCCGGCCGGGTGTACGTGGGCGACCATGATCTGTCCCGGCTCTCCCCGAGCGATCTGGCCGCCCTTCGCGGGCCCACTGTCGGCACTGTGTTGCAGGGCGCCGAGCGCAACCTGCTGCCGTACGTGTCGCTGTCGCGCAACATCTGGTTGGCCCAGCGTCCGGCGGCGCGGATCGCCGGGCGTCGGCTGGACCCACCGGAGGCGATCCTGGAACTCGTCGGTCTCGCCGGCGCCGGCGCGCGCCGCTCCGGCGACCTGACCCCGGGGCAGCGTCAGCGGGCCGCACTGGCACAGGGGCTCGCCGCCGGGCCCGGTCTGCTCCTGGTCGACGAGCCGACCAGCCAGCTCGACGGGACCGGCCGCGACGAGGTGCTCGCCGCGCTGGCCACCATCAACTCCGAGCGCGGGACGACGGTGGTCGTGGTGACCCACGACGGTGACGTCGGTGCCCAGCTGGGTCGAGCCGTCACCATCCGGGACGGCCGGGTGGGCGCCGAGGGCCGCAACGGCCGCGACTTCGCCGTGGTGGCCGGGGACGGCACGATCCAGTTGCCGCCGGAGACGCTGGCGAGCTTCCCGGCCGGGACGCTCTTCGAGGTCGACCACACCGATGAGTCGATCACCTTGCGCGCGACCGCGCACCCGTCAACACCTCGGAACGGCGAGGTGGTGAGGGGCGAGCGCGGTCCCGCCGGTTGA
- a CDS encoding GNAT family N-acetyltransferase, which translates to MLADLWPQYGLTISTPRLELRLPRDEELAALAQLAGDGVHRADERPFLTPWTDGSPEDRARFVLRAHWGQLAGWSAAQWRLALGVFHHGCPLGVVTLRANDFAVVREVTTSAWLGIDHQGKGYGTEARIGLLTLAFDHLGARAARTEVFQDNHASQGVSRKLGYEHDGISVDARGDEALVSDRLRLTRQTWTRQQRPVVRVDGVEACRPMFGL; encoded by the coding sequence ATGCTTGCCGACCTGTGGCCCCAGTACGGCCTGACCATCTCGACGCCACGCCTCGAACTGCGCCTGCCCAGGGACGAGGAGTTGGCGGCGCTGGCGCAGCTCGCCGGCGACGGCGTGCACCGCGCGGATGAACGTCCGTTCCTGACCCCGTGGACCGACGGCAGCCCGGAGGATCGGGCGCGGTTCGTGTTGCGGGCGCACTGGGGTCAGCTCGCGGGGTGGAGCGCGGCACAGTGGCGGCTCGCGCTCGGTGTGTTCCACCACGGGTGCCCGCTCGGCGTGGTCACCCTGCGAGCGAACGACTTCGCGGTCGTTCGGGAGGTCACGACATCGGCCTGGCTGGGAATCGACCACCAGGGCAAAGGCTACGGAACCGAGGCCCGGATCGGTCTGCTCACGCTGGCCTTCGACCACCTGGGGGCGCGAGCCGCCCGCACCGAGGTGTTCCAGGACAACCACGCTTCCCAGGGCGTGTCCCGCAAGCTCGGCTATGAGCACGACGGCATCTCCGTCGACGCTCGGGGCGACGAGGCTCTGGTATCTGACCGGCTGAGGCTCACCAGGCAGACGTGGACGCGCCAGCAGCGGCCCGTTGTGCGGGTCGACGGTGTGGAGGCCTGCCGCCCGATGTTCGGCCTCTGA
- a CDS encoding TolB family protein, producing MLSLEEFAVTRDGRAYRNPDVNFWGVTFTADDNRFYATMSTSGKRYLVRGDVTARRVETMKENVECPSLSPDGSRIAFKEAIDADPAKGWRLSVLDLATMRVTATAETATVDDQAAWLDAGTLAYTLRQSDGRPDVWTVPADGSGTPTLVLPGAESPSPLT from the coding sequence GTGCTGTCGCTGGAGGAGTTCGCGGTCACCCGGGACGGTCGCGCCTACCGCAACCCCGACGTCAACTTCTGGGGCGTCACCTTCACCGCCGACGACAACCGCTTCTACGCGACCATGTCCACGAGCGGGAAGCGTTACCTGGTCCGGGGTGACGTCACCGCCCGCCGGGTGGAGACGATGAAGGAGAACGTCGAGTGCCCGTCGCTGTCGCCGGACGGCAGCCGGATCGCCTTCAAGGAGGCCATCGACGCCGACCCGGCGAAGGGCTGGCGGCTGTCGGTCCTCGACCTGGCGACCATGCGGGTGACCGCAACGGCGGAGACGGCCACCGTCGACGACCAGGCGGCCTGGCTGGACGCCGGCACGCTCGCCTACACCCTGCGCCAGAGCGACGGCCGGCCCGACGTCTGGACCGTCCCGGCCGACGGGTCCGGTACACCGACACTGGTTCTGCCGGGCGCCGAATCCCCGTCCCCGCTCACCTGA